In one window of Hymenobacter nivis DNA:
- the hemW gene encoding radical SAM family heme chaperone HemW — translation MPGLYLHIPFCKQACSYCDFHFSTSLALKSRLVDALVQEIALRQNYLGPHAVLDTIYFGGGTPSLLTASELGLIFEAIHRHFTVAPGAEITLEANPDDLTGPKLAELAATAVNRLSIGLQSFYEPHLRLMNRAHTAPESAAAVRRAQDAGFENLSIDLIYGVPAPGHHIWEADLANAFALGVPHVSAYALTIEPDTLLGRRQGKGTFAAPPDEFVAVQFELLLAQMRAHGYGQYEISNFCRPGRESRHNGNYWRGVPYLGVGPSAHSFDGHNRQFTLANNPQYVAAVLERGEVPATVEVLTARDRANEYLLTTLRTARGCDLAHLRDALGLDLAGAHPAYLATLTAQGWATIRQEVLTLTDAGKLLADQITLDLFQAAPAGA, via the coding sequence ATGCCCGGCCTCTACCTCCACATCCCGTTCTGCAAGCAAGCCTGCTCGTACTGCGATTTCCACTTCAGTACTTCGCTGGCCCTGAAAAGCCGCCTGGTGGACGCCCTGGTTCAGGAAATTGCCCTGCGCCAAAATTACCTGGGGCCCCACGCGGTGCTCGATACCATTTATTTCGGCGGCGGTACCCCCTCGTTGCTTACCGCCAGTGAGTTAGGATTGATATTTGAAGCCATTCACCGGCACTTTACCGTGGCGCCGGGGGCGGAAATTACTCTCGAAGCCAACCCCGACGACCTCACGGGCCCCAAGCTGGCCGAGCTGGCGGCCACCGCCGTCAACCGCCTCAGCATCGGGCTGCAAAGCTTCTACGAGCCCCACTTGCGCCTGATGAACCGGGCCCACACCGCCCCCGAATCGGCCGCGGCCGTGCGCCGGGCCCAGGACGCGGGCTTTGAGAACCTATCCATCGACCTGATTTACGGCGTGCCCGCGCCCGGCCACCACATTTGGGAAGCCGACCTGGCCAATGCCTTCGCGCTCGGCGTGCCCCACGTGTCGGCCTACGCCCTCACCATCGAGCCCGATACGCTGCTGGGCCGCCGCCAGGGCAAGGGCACGTTTGCCGCGCCGCCCGACGAGTTCGTGGCCGTGCAGTTCGAGCTGCTGCTGGCCCAGATGCGCGCCCATGGCTACGGGCAGTACGAAATCAGCAACTTCTGCCGCCCCGGCCGCGAGTCGCGCCACAACGGCAACTACTGGCGCGGCGTGCCCTACCTGGGTGTGGGCCCCAGCGCCCATTCGTTCGACGGCCACAACCGCCAGTTCACCCTCGCTAACAACCCGCAGTACGTGGCCGCCGTGCTGGAGCGCGGCGAGGTGCCCGCCACAGTGGAGGTGCTCACGGCCCGCGACCGGGCCAACGAGTACCTGCTCACCACGTTGCGCACGGCCCGCGGCTGCGATCTGGCCCACCTGCGCGACGCGCTGGGCCTCGACCTGGCGGGGGCCCACCCGGCCTACCTGGCCACGCTCACGGCCCAGGGCTGGGCCACCATCCGGCAGGAAGTGCTTACTTTGACCGACGCGGGCAAGCTGCTGGCCGACCAGATTACGCTGGATCTGTTCCAAGCGGCCCCCGCGGGTGCATGA
- a CDS encoding alpha/beta fold hydrolase gives MAAAVPAAQACWLVGVSFGGLLALEIAQLRPLARVVLVSSLAGPHELPWPLRVARATGLDRLVPPTLLQKLPQAAKWAFGVKTKGEYVLLRQIIADTNPAFAQWAIGQLLRWRGVPGPGPTARLHGTHDRLLPPPAASIDCLVAGAGHFLVVSHATQISQFLNQLATNSH, from the coding sequence CTGGCCGCGGCCGTACCGGCGGCGCAGGCGTGCTGGTTGGTGGGCGTGTCGTTTGGGGGTTTGCTGGCGCTGGAAATTGCTCAGTTGCGGCCCCTGGCGCGGGTGGTGCTGGTTTCGAGTTTGGCGGGCCCCCACGAGTTGCCTTGGCCGCTGCGCGTAGCCCGCGCCACGGGCCTGGACCGCTTGGTGCCCCCAACGCTGCTCCAGAAATTGCCCCAGGCCGCCAAGTGGGCGTTCGGCGTGAAAACCAAGGGCGAATACGTGCTGCTCCGGCAAATCATCGCCGATACCAACCCCGCGTTTGCCCAGTGGGCCATCGGGCAGCTGCTGCGTTGGCGGGGCGTGCCGGGCCCGGGGCCCACCGCCCGCCTGCACGGCACCCACGACCGGCTGCTGCCGCCCCCCGCCGCCAGCATTGATTGCCTGGTGGCCGGTGCCGGGCATTTCCTCGTGGTTAGCCACGCTACGCAGATTAGCCAGTTTCTGAATCAGTTGGCAACCAACAGCCACTGA
- the rpmA gene encoding 50S ribosomal protein L27: MAHKKGVGSSNNGRESHSKRLGVKIFGGQALIAGNIIVRQRGTSHHPGANVGIGKDHTLFALVDGTVQFNKGRKDRSFVTVVPAMAEAAQA, from the coding sequence ATGGCTCACAAGAAAGGTGTCGGCTCGTCGAACAACGGCCGCGAATCGCATTCCAAGCGCCTCGGCGTGAAAATTTTTGGCGGGCAAGCGCTCATCGCCGGCAACATCATCGTGCGCCAGCGCGGTACCAGCCACCACCCCGGCGCCAACGTGGGCATCGGCAAGGACCACACGCTGTTCGCTTTGGTTGACGGCACGGTGCAGTTCAACAAAGGCCGCAAAGACCGTTCGTTCGTGACGGTGGTCCCGGCCATGGCCGAAGCCGCGCAAGCCTAG
- the rplU gene encoding 50S ribosomal protein L21: MYAIVNIAGRQTKVEANKFVYAYKLAGNVGDTVQLGNALLTDDNGTLTVGAPTLDVAVTGTILAHVKGDKVLVFKKKRRKGYQKMNGHRQDYTKLMINSIG, from the coding sequence ATGTACGCTATTGTCAATATCGCTGGCCGACAGACCAAAGTTGAAGCCAACAAATTCGTTTACGCCTACAAGCTGGCCGGCAACGTCGGCGACACCGTGCAATTGGGCAATGCCCTGTTGACCGATGACAACGGCACCCTCACCGTAGGCGCCCCCACCTTGGACGTGGCCGTGACTGGCACCATTCTCGCCCACGTAAAGGGCGACAAGGTGCTCGTCTTCAAGAAGAAACGCCGCAAGGGGTACCAGAAGATGAACGGCCACCGCCAGGATTACACCAAGTTAATGATTAATAGCATTGGCTAA